In a single window of the Mesoplodon densirostris isolate mMesDen1 chromosome 18, mMesDen1 primary haplotype, whole genome shotgun sequence genome:
- the CTC1 gene encoding CST complex subunit CTC1 isoform X4, whose amino-acid sequence MDPVRFVSVKDLRTHQRLPCCSHLSWSSTAYQAWAKEAGPHGVPLPRERLILLGTLTDLSGDLEQECRNGSLYIRDNTGTLGCELIDLDLSWLGHLFLFPSWSYLPPAMKSSGEGHLELWGAAVPVFPLTVSPGPLTPIPVLYPEMASHLLRHRSKHRNVQPNLAGELVRLSALVKSRKKAYFILFLGGSSPVGSHVSVIVQVPAQLVWHRALRPHKAYVLTELRASKLPGHRYRIWMTSPSSQLLPLKPEYVRELELELEGAPLETSPQPLPILSNPQDKKGPGPDGLVRDSRLLSYTGTVTGTLNQPAGLYELDGQLGLCLAYQQSHGLRRVVRPGVRLELQDVHLLQSMGGGTRRPMLAPCLRGAVLLQGFSRLMPETQSSHRAPGASLYEQLVWEHQLGLPLYLWASKALEELACKLCPHVLRHHQFLQRSLPGDPSLGLQILAPTLEVLVPPGCPGRNTHSEILEESHHCPLKKYARLQTPCSFPTLAALKEEGKSRAWASFDPKTLLPLPEASHLPSCQLNQRLAWSWLCLLPSAFHPAPVLLGILVPSSRKGCLRLQDQSGSLPCLLLAKPSQPVTDPGLIGCLVRAERFQLVVERNVRSTFPSWKELSMTVFMQKKQARVYVQILLADALILSVPRPVLHSATSSRPPQTEPSLPEGPHIGQSRLFLLSHKEALMKRNFCVPPGASSEVPKPTLSFLVLGSWLGGTQRKEGTGWGPPEPREGENSDQKVLLIFLSSSVRWFEFLHPGQVYRLVVPGPPTPMLFKEGGSSCISQRPPELAGCASCLTVQDEWTLELASSQDIPEVLGISRALPESSLTDLLSGNFTDSLVSFSAEILSHLWIKPGSSGATRRCVKLTVALETADCEFPPHLDIYIEDPHLPPPRGLLPGARVYFNQLEKKVSRSHNVYCCFRSSSCVQVLSFPPDTTISAPLPHIYLAELLQGEKAPFRATASCHVVSVFSLQLLWVCAHCTSICPQGRCTRQSPACPTQTSISQASIRLLVEDGTAEAVVTCRNHQVAAALGLCPSEWTSLLELVRGPGTVALQFTGPGAQPESSAKTDEPLTLFLWTLCTSFSVLRPIVLSFELEKKPSKIIPLEPPRPQRFQCGELPFLTRVNPRIRLSCLSIQEPEHPSALGALVSSC is encoded by the exons ATGGACCCAGTACG CTTTGTCTCAGTAAAGGACCTCAGGACCCACCAACGTCTCCCATGCTGCAGCCACTTGTCCTGGAGCAGTACTGCATACCAGGCTTGGGCCAAAGAGGCTGGACCACATGGCGTCCCCCTGCCCCGGGAACGGCTGATACTTTTAGGGACACTAACAGACCTATCAGGGGACTTGGAACAAGAGTGCAGGAATGGAAGCCTCTATATAAGAGATAACACTGGTACCCTGGGCTGTGAG CTCATAGATCTGGACCTTTCTTGGTTGGGCCATCTCTTTCTGTTCCCCAGCTGGAGTTACCTCCCTCCTGCAATGAAGTCCTCAGGAGAAGGGCACTTGGAGCTCTGGGGTGCCGCTGTGCCAGTGTTTCCCTTGACCGTCAGTCCTGgccccctcacccccatccctgTTCTCTACCCAGAGATGGCTTCCCACCTGCTCAGGCACAG AAGCAAGCACAGAAATGTGCAGCCAAACCTTGCTGGGGAGCTGGTTCGATTGAGCGCTCTGGTGAAAAGTCGAAAGAAAGCCTACTTCATTCTGTTTCTTGGTGGATCATCCCCAGTTGGCAGCCATGTGTCTGTCATCGTGCAG GTCCCTGCCCAGCTGGTGTGGCACCGAGCCCTTCGGCCTCATAAGGCCTATGTGCTGACGGAGCTGCGAGCGTCCAAGCTCCCTGGTCACCGTTACCGGATTTGGATGACCAGTCCCTCCTCCCAGCTTTTGCCCCTGAAACCAGAATATGTGCGAGAGCTGGAACTGGAGCTGGAAGGAGCCCCCTTGGAGACCAGCCCCCAGCCACTCCCCATACTCAGCAATCCGCAAGACAAGAAGGGTCCAGGTCCAGACGGTCTTGTCCGGGACTCCAGGCTCTTATCATACACG GGAACGGTCACTGGCACGCTGAATCAGCCTGCGGGTCTCTACGAGCTGGACGGGCAGCTGGGGCTCTGCCTCGCCTACCAGCAGTCCCATGGCCTCAGGCGGGTAGTGCGACCAGGAGTCCGTCTGGAG CTCCAGGATGTTCACCTCCTGCAGTCAATGGGTGGGGGGACGAGAAGGCCCATGTTAGCCCCCTGCCTCCGTGGTGCCGTTCTACTTCAGGGCTTCTCTCGTCTGATGCCTGAGACTCAGTCTTCCCACCGagcccctggggcctccctgtACGAGCAGCTGGTGTGGGAACATCAGTTAGGACTTCCCCTCTACCTGTGGGCCTCCAAGGCCCTGGAGGAGCTGGCCTGCAA GCTGTGTCCCCATGTGCTGAGACACCACCAGTTCCTGCAGCGTTCCTTGCCCGGGGACCCCAGCCTGGGGCTGCAAATCCTGGCCCCGACCTTGGAGGTTCTCGTTCCACCTGGCTGCCCCGGTCGGAACACACACAGCGAGATCCTTGAAGAGTCGCATCACTGTCCACTGAAGAAG TACGCTCGACTGCAGACCCCCTGCTCTTTCCCTACGCTGGCCGCCctgaaagaggaagggaagtCCAGGGCCTGGGCCTCCTTTGACCCTAAGACCCTTCTGCCCCTCCCAGAGGCTTCTCACCTGCCCAGTTGCCAACTCAATCAGCGCCTGGCCTGGTCCTGGCTCTGTCTGCTGCCCTCTGCCTTCCACCCGGCCCCA GTTCTGCTTGGGATTCTGGTGCCTTCATCTCGTAAAGGTTGTCTGCGACTTCAGGACCAAAGCGGTTCCCTCCCCTGCCTACTCCTGGCCAAGCCCTCGCAGCCCGTCACTGACCCCGGGCTCATAG GCTGCCTGGTGCGGGCGGAGAGGTTCCAGTTGGTCGTAGAAAGGAATGTCAGAAGCACCTTCCCTTCCTGGAAGGAGCTGAGCATGACAGTCTTCATGCAAAAGAAGCAGGCCAG AGTCTATGTCCAGATTCTTCTGGCTGATGCCCTGATCCTGTCTGTGCCCAGACCCGTCCTTCACTCGGCCACCTCCTCAAGGCCTCCTCAGACAGAGCCCTCCCTGCCAGAGGGTCCCCACATAGGACAGAGCCGGCTGTTCTTGCTGTCCCACAAGGAGGCACTGATGAAGAGGAACTTCTGTGTCCCCCCAGGAGCCAGTTCGGAGGTGCCCAAGCCCACCCTCAGCTTCCTTGTGTTAGGGAGCTGGCTTGGGGGcacccagaggaaggagggaacTGGATGGGGCCCACCTGAGCCCAGGGAAGGTGAAAACTCAGATCAGAAG GTTCTCCTCATCTTCCTGAGCTCCTCAGTCCGCTGGTTTGAGTTCCTGCACCCAGGGCAGGTGTACCGACTCGTGGTCCCTGGCCCTCCC ACACCAATGTTGTTCAAGGAAGGTGGTTCATCCTGCATATCACAGCGTCCTCCGGAGCTGGCTGGCTGTGCGTCCTGCCTCACTGTCCAGGATGAGTGGACCCTGGAACTTGCGAGCTCCCAGGACATCCCAGAGGTGCTGGGTATCAGCAGGGCACTGCCTGAATCCTCGCTGACTGACCTGCTCAGTGGCAA TTTCACAGATTCCTTGGTGTCTTTCTCAGCTGAGATTTTGTCACATCTCTGGATAAAGCCTG GGAGCTCTGGGGCCACGAGACGGTGTGTGAAGCTCACCGTAGCTCTGGAGACGGCCGACTGCGAATTCCCCCCTCACTTGGACATATATATTGAAGACCCACACTTGCCTCCCCCACGGGGACTTCTTCCAGGAGCCCGAGTCTACTTTAACCAGCTAGAGAAAAAGGTTTCCAG ATCCCACAATGTTTACTGTTGTTTCCGGTCGTCTTCCTGTGTGCAGGTCCTGAGTTTTCCCCCAGATACCACAATCAG TGCCCCCCTGCCCCACATCTACCTAGCCGAACTTCTGCAAGGTGAGAAGGCCCCATTCCGGGCCACTGCCTCTTGCCATGTCGTTTCCGTCTTCAGCCTTCAGCTCCTCTGGGTGTGCGCTCATTGTACCAGCATCTGCCCGCAG GGAAGGTGTACTCGTCAGAGCCCTGCCTGCCCCACTCAGACATCTATAAGCCAGGCCAGCATCAG gctcCTGGTGGAGGATGGGACTGCGGAGGCTGTGGTGACCTGTAGAAATCATCAAGTGGCAGCAGCCCTAGGACTGTGTCCTAGTGAGTGGACCTCCCTCCTCGAGCTTGTTCGAGGGCCGGGGACAGTGGCCTTGCAATTCACAGGCCCTGGAGCCCAACCTGAG TCCTCAGCCAAGACTGATGAGCCCTTGACCCTCTTCCTCTGGACACTGTGTACCAGTTTCTCTGTCCTCCGCCCTATTGTGCTTTCTTTTGAGCTTGAGAAGAAACCCTCCAAGATCATCCCATTAG AACCTCCTCGACCACAGCGATTCCAGTGTGGGGAGTTGCCTTTCCTGACTCGTGTGAATCCCCGGATCCGACTGTCATGCCTCTCTATCCAGGAGCCTGAGCACCCCAGTGCCCTGggggccttagtttcctcctgCTAA
- the CTC1 gene encoding CST complex subunit CTC1 isoform X5 encodes MKSSGEGHLELWGAAVPVFPLTVSPGPLTPIPVLYPEMASHLLRHRSKHRNVQPNLAGELVRLSALVKSRKKAYFILFLGGSSPVGSHVSVIVQVPAQLVWHRALRPHKAYVLTELRASKLPGHRYRIWMTSPSSQLLPLKPEYVRELELELEGAPLETSPQPLPILSNPQDKKGPGPDGLVRDSRLLSYTGTVTGTLNQPAGLYELDGQLGLCLAYQQSHGLRRVVRPGVRLELQDVHLLQSMGGGTRRPMLAPCLRGAVLLQGFSRLMPETQSSHRAPGASLYEQLVWEHQLGLPLYLWASKALEELACKLCPHVLRHHQFLQRSLPGDPSLGLQILAPTLEVLVPPGCPGRNTHSEILEESHHCPLKKYARLQTPCSFPTLAALKEEGKSRAWASFDPKTLLPLPEASHLPSCQLNQRLAWSWLCLLPSAFHPAPVLLGILVPSSRKGCLRLQDQSGSLPCLLLAKPSQPVTDPGLIGCLVRAERFQLVVERNVRSTFPSWKELSMTVFMQKKQARVYVQILLADALILSVPRPVLHSATSSRPPQTEPSLPEGPHIGQSRLFLLSHKEALMKRNFCVPPGASSEVPKPTLSFLVLGSWLGGTQRKEGTGWGPPEPREGENSDQKVLLIFLSSSVRWFEFLHPGQVYRLVVPGPPTPMLFKEGGSSCISQRPPELAGCASCLTVQDEWTLELASSQDIPEVLGISRALPESSLTDLLSGNFTDSLVSFSAEILSHLWIKPGSSGATRRCVKLTVALETADCEFPPHLDIYIEDPHLPPPRGLLPGARVYFNQLEKKVSRSHNVYCCFRSSSCVQVLSFPPDTTISAPLPHIYLAELLQGEKAPFRATASCHVVSVFSLQLLWVCAHCTSICPQGRCTRQSPACPTQTSISQASIRLLVEDGTAEAVVTCRNHQVAAALGLCPSEWTSLLELVRGPGTVALQFTGPGAQPESSAKTDEPLTLFLWTLCTSFSVLRPIVLSFELEKKPSKIIPLEPPRPQRFQCGELPFLTRVNPRIRLSCLSIQEPEHPSALGALVSSC; translated from the exons ATGAAGTCCTCAGGAGAAGGGCACTTGGAGCTCTGGGGTGCCGCTGTGCCAGTGTTTCCCTTGACCGTCAGTCCTGgccccctcacccccatccctgTTCTCTACCCAGAGATGGCTTCCCACCTGCTCAGGCACAG AAGCAAGCACAGAAATGTGCAGCCAAACCTTGCTGGGGAGCTGGTTCGATTGAGCGCTCTGGTGAAAAGTCGAAAGAAAGCCTACTTCATTCTGTTTCTTGGTGGATCATCCCCAGTTGGCAGCCATGTGTCTGTCATCGTGCAG GTCCCTGCCCAGCTGGTGTGGCACCGAGCCCTTCGGCCTCATAAGGCCTATGTGCTGACGGAGCTGCGAGCGTCCAAGCTCCCTGGTCACCGTTACCGGATTTGGATGACCAGTCCCTCCTCCCAGCTTTTGCCCCTGAAACCAGAATATGTGCGAGAGCTGGAACTGGAGCTGGAAGGAGCCCCCTTGGAGACCAGCCCCCAGCCACTCCCCATACTCAGCAATCCGCAAGACAAGAAGGGTCCAGGTCCAGACGGTCTTGTCCGGGACTCCAGGCTCTTATCATACACG GGAACGGTCACTGGCACGCTGAATCAGCCTGCGGGTCTCTACGAGCTGGACGGGCAGCTGGGGCTCTGCCTCGCCTACCAGCAGTCCCATGGCCTCAGGCGGGTAGTGCGACCAGGAGTCCGTCTGGAG CTCCAGGATGTTCACCTCCTGCAGTCAATGGGTGGGGGGACGAGAAGGCCCATGTTAGCCCCCTGCCTCCGTGGTGCCGTTCTACTTCAGGGCTTCTCTCGTCTGATGCCTGAGACTCAGTCTTCCCACCGagcccctggggcctccctgtACGAGCAGCTGGTGTGGGAACATCAGTTAGGACTTCCCCTCTACCTGTGGGCCTCCAAGGCCCTGGAGGAGCTGGCCTGCAA GCTGTGTCCCCATGTGCTGAGACACCACCAGTTCCTGCAGCGTTCCTTGCCCGGGGACCCCAGCCTGGGGCTGCAAATCCTGGCCCCGACCTTGGAGGTTCTCGTTCCACCTGGCTGCCCCGGTCGGAACACACACAGCGAGATCCTTGAAGAGTCGCATCACTGTCCACTGAAGAAG TACGCTCGACTGCAGACCCCCTGCTCTTTCCCTACGCTGGCCGCCctgaaagaggaagggaagtCCAGGGCCTGGGCCTCCTTTGACCCTAAGACCCTTCTGCCCCTCCCAGAGGCTTCTCACCTGCCCAGTTGCCAACTCAATCAGCGCCTGGCCTGGTCCTGGCTCTGTCTGCTGCCCTCTGCCTTCCACCCGGCCCCA GTTCTGCTTGGGATTCTGGTGCCTTCATCTCGTAAAGGTTGTCTGCGACTTCAGGACCAAAGCGGTTCCCTCCCCTGCCTACTCCTGGCCAAGCCCTCGCAGCCCGTCACTGACCCCGGGCTCATAG GCTGCCTGGTGCGGGCGGAGAGGTTCCAGTTGGTCGTAGAAAGGAATGTCAGAAGCACCTTCCCTTCCTGGAAGGAGCTGAGCATGACAGTCTTCATGCAAAAGAAGCAGGCCAG AGTCTATGTCCAGATTCTTCTGGCTGATGCCCTGATCCTGTCTGTGCCCAGACCCGTCCTTCACTCGGCCACCTCCTCAAGGCCTCCTCAGACAGAGCCCTCCCTGCCAGAGGGTCCCCACATAGGACAGAGCCGGCTGTTCTTGCTGTCCCACAAGGAGGCACTGATGAAGAGGAACTTCTGTGTCCCCCCAGGAGCCAGTTCGGAGGTGCCCAAGCCCACCCTCAGCTTCCTTGTGTTAGGGAGCTGGCTTGGGGGcacccagaggaaggagggaacTGGATGGGGCCCACCTGAGCCCAGGGAAGGTGAAAACTCAGATCAGAAG GTTCTCCTCATCTTCCTGAGCTCCTCAGTCCGCTGGTTTGAGTTCCTGCACCCAGGGCAGGTGTACCGACTCGTGGTCCCTGGCCCTCCC ACACCAATGTTGTTCAAGGAAGGTGGTTCATCCTGCATATCACAGCGTCCTCCGGAGCTGGCTGGCTGTGCGTCCTGCCTCACTGTCCAGGATGAGTGGACCCTGGAACTTGCGAGCTCCCAGGACATCCCAGAGGTGCTGGGTATCAGCAGGGCACTGCCTGAATCCTCGCTGACTGACCTGCTCAGTGGCAA TTTCACAGATTCCTTGGTGTCTTTCTCAGCTGAGATTTTGTCACATCTCTGGATAAAGCCTG GGAGCTCTGGGGCCACGAGACGGTGTGTGAAGCTCACCGTAGCTCTGGAGACGGCCGACTGCGAATTCCCCCCTCACTTGGACATATATATTGAAGACCCACACTTGCCTCCCCCACGGGGACTTCTTCCAGGAGCCCGAGTCTACTTTAACCAGCTAGAGAAAAAGGTTTCCAG ATCCCACAATGTTTACTGTTGTTTCCGGTCGTCTTCCTGTGTGCAGGTCCTGAGTTTTCCCCCAGATACCACAATCAG TGCCCCCCTGCCCCACATCTACCTAGCCGAACTTCTGCAAGGTGAGAAGGCCCCATTCCGGGCCACTGCCTCTTGCCATGTCGTTTCCGTCTTCAGCCTTCAGCTCCTCTGGGTGTGCGCTCATTGTACCAGCATCTGCCCGCAG GGAAGGTGTACTCGTCAGAGCCCTGCCTGCCCCACTCAGACATCTATAAGCCAGGCCAGCATCAG gctcCTGGTGGAGGATGGGACTGCGGAGGCTGTGGTGACCTGTAGAAATCATCAAGTGGCAGCAGCCCTAGGACTGTGTCCTAGTGAGTGGACCTCCCTCCTCGAGCTTGTTCGAGGGCCGGGGACAGTGGCCTTGCAATTCACAGGCCCTGGAGCCCAACCTGAG TCCTCAGCCAAGACTGATGAGCCCTTGACCCTCTTCCTCTGGACACTGTGTACCAGTTTCTCTGTCCTCCGCCCTATTGTGCTTTCTTTTGAGCTTGAGAAGAAACCCTCCAAGATCATCCCATTAG AACCTCCTCGACCACAGCGATTCCAGTGTGGGGAGTTGCCTTTCCTGACTCGTGTGAATCCCCGGATCCGACTGTCATGCCTCTCTATCCAGGAGCCTGAGCACCCCAGTGCCCTGggggccttagtttcctcctgCTAA
- the CTC1 gene encoding CST complex subunit CTC1 isoform X6: MCLSSCSQVPAQLVWHRALRPHKAYVLTELRASKLPGHRYRIWMTSPSSQLLPLKPEYVRELELELEGAPLETSPQPLPILSNPQDKKGPGPDGLVRDSRLLSYTGTVTGTLNQPAGLYELDGQLGLCLAYQQSHGLRRVVRPGVRLELQDVHLLQSMGGGTRRPMLAPCLRGAVLLQGFSRLMPETQSSHRAPGASLYEQLVWEHQLGLPLYLWASKALEELACKLCPHVLRHHQFLQRSLPGDPSLGLQILAPTLEVLVPPGCPGRNTHSEILEESHHCPLKKYARLQTPCSFPTLAALKEEGKSRAWASFDPKTLLPLPEASHLPSCQLNQRLAWSWLCLLPSAFHPAPVLLGILVPSSRKGCLRLQDQSGSLPCLLLAKPSQPVTDPGLIGCLVRAERFQLVVERNVRSTFPSWKELSMTVFMQKKQARVYVQILLADALILSVPRPVLHSATSSRPPQTEPSLPEGPHIGQSRLFLLSHKEALMKRNFCVPPGASSEVPKPTLSFLVLGSWLGGTQRKEGTGWGPPEPREGENSDQKVLLIFLSSSVRWFEFLHPGQVYRLVVPGPPTPMLFKEGGSSCISQRPPELAGCASCLTVQDEWTLELASSQDIPEVLGISRALPESSLTDLLSGNFTDSLVSFSAEILSHLWIKPGSSGATRRCVKLTVALETADCEFPPHLDIYIEDPHLPPPRGLLPGARVYFNQLEKKVSRSHNVYCCFRSSSCVQVLSFPPDTTISAPLPHIYLAELLQGEKAPFRATASCHVVSVFSLQLLWVCAHCTSICPQGRCTRQSPACPTQTSISQASIRLLVEDGTAEAVVTCRNHQVAAALGLCPSEWTSLLELVRGPGTVALQFTGPGAQPESSAKTDEPLTLFLWTLCTSFSVLRPIVLSFELEKKPSKIIPLEPPRPQRFQCGELPFLTRVNPRIRLSCLSIQEPEHPSALGALVSSC, translated from the exons ATGTGTCTGTCATCGTGCAG CCAGGTCCCTGCCCAGCTGGTGTGGCACCGAGCCCTTCGGCCTCATAAGGCCTATGTGCTGACGGAGCTGCGAGCGTCCAAGCTCCCTGGTCACCGTTACCGGATTTGGATGACCAGTCCCTCCTCCCAGCTTTTGCCCCTGAAACCAGAATATGTGCGAGAGCTGGAACTGGAGCTGGAAGGAGCCCCCTTGGAGACCAGCCCCCAGCCACTCCCCATACTCAGCAATCCGCAAGACAAGAAGGGTCCAGGTCCAGACGGTCTTGTCCGGGACTCCAGGCTCTTATCATACACG GGAACGGTCACTGGCACGCTGAATCAGCCTGCGGGTCTCTACGAGCTGGACGGGCAGCTGGGGCTCTGCCTCGCCTACCAGCAGTCCCATGGCCTCAGGCGGGTAGTGCGACCAGGAGTCCGTCTGGAG CTCCAGGATGTTCACCTCCTGCAGTCAATGGGTGGGGGGACGAGAAGGCCCATGTTAGCCCCCTGCCTCCGTGGTGCCGTTCTACTTCAGGGCTTCTCTCGTCTGATGCCTGAGACTCAGTCTTCCCACCGagcccctggggcctccctgtACGAGCAGCTGGTGTGGGAACATCAGTTAGGACTTCCCCTCTACCTGTGGGCCTCCAAGGCCCTGGAGGAGCTGGCCTGCAA GCTGTGTCCCCATGTGCTGAGACACCACCAGTTCCTGCAGCGTTCCTTGCCCGGGGACCCCAGCCTGGGGCTGCAAATCCTGGCCCCGACCTTGGAGGTTCTCGTTCCACCTGGCTGCCCCGGTCGGAACACACACAGCGAGATCCTTGAAGAGTCGCATCACTGTCCACTGAAGAAG TACGCTCGACTGCAGACCCCCTGCTCTTTCCCTACGCTGGCCGCCctgaaagaggaagggaagtCCAGGGCCTGGGCCTCCTTTGACCCTAAGACCCTTCTGCCCCTCCCAGAGGCTTCTCACCTGCCCAGTTGCCAACTCAATCAGCGCCTGGCCTGGTCCTGGCTCTGTCTGCTGCCCTCTGCCTTCCACCCGGCCCCA GTTCTGCTTGGGATTCTGGTGCCTTCATCTCGTAAAGGTTGTCTGCGACTTCAGGACCAAAGCGGTTCCCTCCCCTGCCTACTCCTGGCCAAGCCCTCGCAGCCCGTCACTGACCCCGGGCTCATAG GCTGCCTGGTGCGGGCGGAGAGGTTCCAGTTGGTCGTAGAAAGGAATGTCAGAAGCACCTTCCCTTCCTGGAAGGAGCTGAGCATGACAGTCTTCATGCAAAAGAAGCAGGCCAG AGTCTATGTCCAGATTCTTCTGGCTGATGCCCTGATCCTGTCTGTGCCCAGACCCGTCCTTCACTCGGCCACCTCCTCAAGGCCTCCTCAGACAGAGCCCTCCCTGCCAGAGGGTCCCCACATAGGACAGAGCCGGCTGTTCTTGCTGTCCCACAAGGAGGCACTGATGAAGAGGAACTTCTGTGTCCCCCCAGGAGCCAGTTCGGAGGTGCCCAAGCCCACCCTCAGCTTCCTTGTGTTAGGGAGCTGGCTTGGGGGcacccagaggaaggagggaacTGGATGGGGCCCACCTGAGCCCAGGGAAGGTGAAAACTCAGATCAGAAG GTTCTCCTCATCTTCCTGAGCTCCTCAGTCCGCTGGTTTGAGTTCCTGCACCCAGGGCAGGTGTACCGACTCGTGGTCCCTGGCCCTCCC ACACCAATGTTGTTCAAGGAAGGTGGTTCATCCTGCATATCACAGCGTCCTCCGGAGCTGGCTGGCTGTGCGTCCTGCCTCACTGTCCAGGATGAGTGGACCCTGGAACTTGCGAGCTCCCAGGACATCCCAGAGGTGCTGGGTATCAGCAGGGCACTGCCTGAATCCTCGCTGACTGACCTGCTCAGTGGCAA TTTCACAGATTCCTTGGTGTCTTTCTCAGCTGAGATTTTGTCACATCTCTGGATAAAGCCTG GGAGCTCTGGGGCCACGAGACGGTGTGTGAAGCTCACCGTAGCTCTGGAGACGGCCGACTGCGAATTCCCCCCTCACTTGGACATATATATTGAAGACCCACACTTGCCTCCCCCACGGGGACTTCTTCCAGGAGCCCGAGTCTACTTTAACCAGCTAGAGAAAAAGGTTTCCAG ATCCCACAATGTTTACTGTTGTTTCCGGTCGTCTTCCTGTGTGCAGGTCCTGAGTTTTCCCCCAGATACCACAATCAG TGCCCCCCTGCCCCACATCTACCTAGCCGAACTTCTGCAAGGTGAGAAGGCCCCATTCCGGGCCACTGCCTCTTGCCATGTCGTTTCCGTCTTCAGCCTTCAGCTCCTCTGGGTGTGCGCTCATTGTACCAGCATCTGCCCGCAG GGAAGGTGTACTCGTCAGAGCCCTGCCTGCCCCACTCAGACATCTATAAGCCAGGCCAGCATCAG gctcCTGGTGGAGGATGGGACTGCGGAGGCTGTGGTGACCTGTAGAAATCATCAAGTGGCAGCAGCCCTAGGACTGTGTCCTAGTGAGTGGACCTCCCTCCTCGAGCTTGTTCGAGGGCCGGGGACAGTGGCCTTGCAATTCACAGGCCCTGGAGCCCAACCTGAG TCCTCAGCCAAGACTGATGAGCCCTTGACCCTCTTCCTCTGGACACTGTGTACCAGTTTCTCTGTCCTCCGCCCTATTGTGCTTTCTTTTGAGCTTGAGAAGAAACCCTCCAAGATCATCCCATTAG AACCTCCTCGACCACAGCGATTCCAGTGTGGGGAGTTGCCTTTCCTGACTCGTGTGAATCCCCGGATCCGACTGTCATGCCTCTCTATCCAGGAGCCTGAGCACCCCAGTGCCCTGggggccttagtttcctcctgCTAA